The sequence CATTTCCCCCACGTTAGAGAAACAATAGGACTTGATGTGTGGGAAGAACTGGTGAACTCTCCCATTGGAGTAGTTGCTAGGCTAGCTGAACGCAAAAGCATGTGGTCTGGTAGGACCGTGCACTATCTACTGTGTAGACAGCTGCGAGTTATAAAGAAGGAGATATGGTGTCTCGTGGCTGATGAGGCTATCAGGTTTAGCTTGCTCGAGTTTGGTGAGATCACTGGGCTAAACACAGGTCCATTGCCAACAGAAAAATTTGATCCTAGTCAATACAACGAGTTTTGGGGGGAGTTGAAAGTGCCACTTGGGATGGGACCAAAGTTAGATGAACTGAAGGCAGCATTAGCGTTCTGTCCGCGTTGGAGTTTTGAAAAGCGCAAGTGGTTGGGGCTGCTACTTCTTCAAGCCATGGAAGTCTATTGTTTGCATCACAATTCAGGGATACCCTTTCAAAGTGCAATAAAGGTATTCTACGATGAAGCCATGAGGTCGTATCCATGGAGTCAGACTGCATACGAAGTTCTAATTGACTCTATTAAAACGTTGGCTCCAGATGGAGGTTCATACACAATAAGCGGCATGAAGGACGCATTATTGATTTGGGCTTATGAATCCGTCACATGCTTCGGTGAGAGTTTTGGGAGAGTGATCATTAACGAAGACGTTCCGCTTTTGCGATGGGGTGGAAAGTGTACACGTGCAAGCTTTGATAAGTTGTTGTCTTCCGAAATCGAAAAGCATGGCGAGGTAAGATTTAACGctgaattaatttatttgatggcTGAGTTCGTACTTACTTAATGGCTGAGTTATGTATTAAATTACGGCTGAATTATGTTAATTGATGCCTGAGTTATGTGTTAAATGACGGCTGAATTATTTTAGTTGATGGCTGAGTTTTGTGTTAGTTTGGAGGCTGAGTTTTGTTATAACCTGGTGTTGCAGGTGCGTGTGAGGAGAATAGTTTTGAAGGACTCAATTGAAGAGATGTTTCCTATTTGGCCGGGTGAAGATGACACCCACAACTCGTTAGGTTGATAACAGACATACATTCAGGTAGATTTGTAAAAGGTTTGTGGGAAGTGCAGGGGAATGCAAAGGGGAAGGGGAAGGTGAAGGGGAAGGGgaatgagaagaagagaatgaagGGTGGAGTTTTGTCAGAAGCTGAGCCACCCActaagaagcagaagaaagttAAGACACAGAATGAGTCTGAAGCTGATGCAGCGGGAAATGAGTCTGAAgctgatgcagcgggaaagggTTCTAGCGCGAAGGAAGGTAGCAAAGAGTTGGAGTTGGAGAACAAAACGACTCTAACGACCATTGTGAATACTCTGGATATTATTTCCAGAAAATTTGATCATGTTGACTCACGGTTGGAAGCTTACGAGTTAGACCGGAACATACCATTGATGGACCAAAAGACCATTGATGACAGGGTGAATGCTTTACTGGAGGAGCGTCTGAAAGATCTGGGGATTAGGAAAATTCCCGAAAACCATGATAACccctctccaccattatcaaaCCCCTCTCCACCATTATCGAAGGCATCACCGGTGGTTCGAACGCATCAGAAGTCTGTCAATAGTCCAGCGTTAGTAGATGCGGCTCCTCGACCGAAAAAGAATTTGGCCAAGGAGCTTGAAAAGGAATCAGGGGTGAAAAGGGATTTGGATGAGGAGTTTGGTAGTGTCGATAAAGATATTGATATGCGGCCTCTTGATTTCCTAGTAATTTCTCCTGCATAGGCTACTAAGGATGATAAGTCTACTAAGGATGATAAGGCTGCTAAGGATCCAGCCTATGGACGCGGCTGCAGGCGCACGCGTATTGTTAAGGGTGAGGAAGccgatgagaagaaaaaaacagcGCAGGCAGATGCTGCGTttaagaggaaggagaaggctGAGGCTAAGAAAAAAGCTGctgaggaaaagaaaaaagaggctgAAGCTAAGAAAACAGTAGCCGCAGCTAAGAAAAAAGTGGCTGAGGCTAAGAAAAAAGTGgctgagctaaagaagcaaaGCCAGGCTAGGTCAAAGTACAAAAAGGTGACTCCACCGCGTGACGGTGTAACAAGATGCAATGTACAACCTGATGTAGAGGATAGTTCATTGGCTGATATAACTGATGAAGTTGTTGTAGAACAGAACGAATTCGCGCCGGAGTCTGATGTCGAGAATTCTGAATTGGTTAGATCTGCCATAATTAAGGAATTCTGGGAGAAATATGTTCAGTTAACTTCAAAAGGGTTGTCAACGACGGCAGTTTCTTCATCATTTGATTTTCCGACGGTAGGACATGATGGAACGACGTGTATGAGGAAGAATGTTACTCCTTCATCAGCAATATATGACCCTCTAGCACCTGATTATCCGGCGCTATTGGAGAAACTTATGCAACACATCAAGGCAATTCCACCCAAACCACCAGCACCACCAGGTAAAAAAGAAGTACTAACAGCTGATCATGAAAGTGACTTCTACAGCATACTCATCCATGAGAGACCGTGGCCGGAGACTGAGTATGGATGGGTGTTTGATAATGTAAGTCTTTAtaatggctgagttatatattattttattttattaaggcTGTGTTATCTAAtttttacggctgagttatatattattttattatataacgctgagttatatattcttttattatataacggctgagttatatatttgattacgaCTGACTTGTTCATATTATTTATGTAGCATATTGTGGCGTATATGAACGTCCTCATTAAAAGGTCCATGCGAGAGCCCACTCCATTTTGGTCCAAGCGGATTGCCTTCGTTGACGGTTGGTGGCAAAGTTCTTTGATTCACGATTACGGTCAGTTCAAGATGAAACCCACAATGTTCATGTTCAAAGGCAATGGTTATGAAGTTATGATAAATGGTAGGATTCCCAATCATTGTCGAACAAACTTGAGGTGGTATGATGATGTGGATCACTTGTACGGATATCTTCAAACCGGCAGAAATCACTGGGTTACGTATCACGTGgatctgaagaaggagaagattgaTTGCTACGATCCAATCTTTGGTGAGGTAACACCCGAAATTCAGCAGAGAATTCTGAATTCATTTAAACCGCTGACGCACATGATTCCCGCTATGTTGAGTGTACATATTCCTGCCAATATCAGACCCATTAGCAGGAAGAAGTTCTCATTCAGAAGGAGGAGCAAAAAATACACTCCACAAAACACCCAGATTGGCGATTGTGGGGTGTATTCGTTGAAGTTTGTGGAGTGTCTAGCGCTTGGTGTAACGTTTGATGGGATAAACGATCAAAATATTCAAGGTTTACGGATGAAGATGGCAGCAGATATCCTCGCTGAAGGAGGAAATATTCAAATGTCTAGCGCTTGGTGTACTtaacttttgttgttgttgttttatgaTGAACTTATGTTGTTATTTTTTACTTGACTTATGttgttattataaaatttgactCAGTCTTAGCGTTTTTATAACCCTGCCGTGTCGTATATACGTAACTCAGCCTTACCCAAAACATACCCTATAATcgtaacatagatatataaaaagatatgaTAACTCAAgcatacctcaaacatacccattaatcaaaaaaaaatgtttatactttaaaatgttaaattgaaaCTCCAATTATATATCTGAATTGAATATATAATCAACTGAATGTGTCTTCTTTATTGAATCTATACGAGTTTAGAATCAATCATGATCTTGAGGTATATGTTGTCTTACAATTACTCATAAACTTAACTGATACATATGAGATGTGAGCATAATTCAAAACTAATAAACTATTATTGTgttatttatcatgaatttgtgtttttataactATTCTTGCACCATAAAATCCAAATCCCAAACTTAAACACCCCAAAAAGCAAACCGAAACCCTAAATAagcaaccctaaaccctaaacccatttACTAAGTCAGCCGTAAATGTGGTATGTAACACAGCCGTAAAGTGTAACTTCATCCTGACGTTTGGCGGGAAAAAGATAACTGTTTCTTGGGAAATTTTAACTCGAGACGTTTGACGTTATGtacctctctatatattgtctCCTCTCTTacaactttctctctctaaaaaaaaactaaacaaaaactcTCTATCCCCGTCAAAAGTTATGCCGATTGTTCCTGGTTATTTGACGATGTTAGAGAACAGTGTCAATGCGATACTAAGCTCTGCAAATCGTGAAAACCTCCCTCTTCTATACCCTGGTCCGGGTGAATTACTTGACACAACAAGTACTATCTGGTTCAAATTTTTAAGTGATCTCTCTCTCGTCATCCCGTCGATTCTTGCAGAATGCTTGGTTCATGATTGGCCGACATACCGCGCAATTCCGATCATTTTAAGGAACGCTGGTTTCTTCAACTCGCTGTAAGAAACACGTGGATTCGAAGGCATAATTTGACAGTTTGGACACATTTTAATCTTGTGGCCAGAACGATATTTCGTTGCCAGATGCACTATTTGAAGAGAACTTGGGCAATCGGAGGCGACAAGCCTCCGTGGATGTTAACAAGAGTCTGGTGTGATCTCTTCCACATATTTGAAGAGTTTGGTCCTGACAATTTTGGTTTCTGAAAGTGATGCcttgtatgtattttaaatctgCTAATTTCGGTTCCTGAATGTAAACATGTCGAATTCATATTTCTTGTATATTAAGTACTATAACCCAGTCATAATGTGTTTGTTTAATTCAGCCGTATTTATAATAACTCAGCCAAAACGTATAATGTAACTCAGTTGTGAATGTTAGTTTACAATAAACCCAGCCATAAGTGACCGaaactcagccgtaaataaattaatcataattcaGCCATTGTAAAACGGAAAAACCCAGCTGTGAatgttaatataataaatttctaATGTGACGTTTCCACTTGCTTGATTGGACTGAGTTGTCGATTAATTATGGCGCATGTGGAAAATATGGCTCAAACCTAATATCGAGGCTAATTATTAACACTCTCTGACGCATGTGTCGAGAGATTTACAATACCGacacatttaaatataatttaattatggCGCGTGTGGAAACGATGCCGTTTCATCATGTCGTCTTTCTCACCCTAATTCCATGTAATTCCATTTCGTTTCTAATATTGTTTTGAGAATCTGCTAATTTCGGTTCCTGAATGTAAACATGTCGAATTCGTATTTCTTGTATATTAAGTCCTATAACCTAGTCATAATGTGTTTGTTTAATTCAGCCGTATCTTTATAATAACTCAGCCAAAACGTATAAGGTAACTCAGTTGTGAATTTTAGTTTACGATAAACCCAGCAATAAGTGACCGaaactcagccgtaaataaattaatcataatttagCCATTGTAAAACGGAAAACCCAGCTGTGAatgttaatataatacatttcaAATGTAATGTGACGTTTCCACTTGCTTGATTGGACTGAGTTGTCGATTAATTATGGCGCCTGTGGAAAATACGGCTCAAACCTAATATCGAGGCTAATTATTAACACTCTGACGGGGTAGTCGAGGAATTTACAATATCGAcacatttaaataatattttaattatggcGCGTGTGGAAACGATGCTGTTTCATCATGTCGTCTTTCTCACCCTAATTCCATGTTATTCTGTTTCGTTTCTGAAATTGTTTTGAGAATAAAAATGTCTTCTTTATCGGCCGTTTCAAGAAATTCTTACAGACGCCGTTCGAACGTGGAAAGAGAAACGCCGAAACAGTGTTGGTGTGGTGAACCCTGTTACATTTCTAC is a genomic window of Brassica napus cultivar Da-Ae chromosome A2, Da-Ae, whole genome shotgun sequence containing:
- the LOC106369701 gene encoding uncharacterized protein LOC106369701, producing the protein MDAAEVKSGDYPPKLYPEGSSNLDGKVINHNFHPGHFPHVRETIGLDVWEELVNSPIGVVARLAERKSMWSGRTVHYLLCRQLRVIKKEIWCLVADEAIRFSLLEFGEITGLNTGPLPTEKFDPSQYNEFWGELKVPLGMGPKLDELKAALAFCPRWSFEKRKWLGLLLLQAMEVYCLHHNSGIPFQSAIKVFYDEAMRSYPWSQTAYEVLIDSIKTLAPDGGSYTISGMKDALLIWAYESVTCFGESFGRVIINEDVPLLRWGGKCTRASFDKLLSSEIEKHGELMAEFCVSLEAEFCYNLVLQGNAKGKGKVKGKGNEKKRMKGGVLSEAEPPTKKQKKVKTQNESEADAAGNESEADAAGKGSSAKEGSKELELENKTTLTTIVNTLDIISRKFDHVDSRLEAYELDRNIPLMDQKTIDDRVNALLEERLKDLGIRKIPENHDNPSPPLSNPSPPLSKASPVVRTHQKSVNSPALVDAAPRPKKNLAKELEKESGATKDDKSTKDDKAAKDPAYGRGCRRTRIVKGEEADEKKKTAQADAAFKRKEKAEAKKKAAEEKKKEAEAKKTVAAAKKKVAEAKKKVAELKKQSQARSKYKKVTPPRDGVTRCNVQPDVEDSSLADITDEVVVEQNEFAPESDVENSELVRSAIIKEFWEKYVQLTSKGLSTTAVSSSFDFPTVGHDGTTCMRKNVTPSSAIYDPLAPDYPALLEKLMQHIKAIPPKPPAPPGKKEVLTADHESDFYSILIHERPWPETEYGWVFDNHIVAYMNVLIKRSMREPTPFWSKRIAFVDGWWQSSLIHDYGQFKMKPTMFMFKGNGYEVMINGRIPNHCRTNLRWYDDVDHLYGYLQTGRNHWVTYHVDLKKEKIDCYDPIFGERHLFKWADECLVEEVDDIKSLISGMNKDISEFRVNVALLQKEIEVMKTASGGKGEECMSQGRCLRNVFVCGVGMSLLCYYYYFV